In the Paramisgurnus dabryanus chromosome 5, PD_genome_1.1, whole genome shotgun sequence genome, one interval contains:
- the kctd10 gene encoding BTB/POZ domain-containing adapter for CUL3-mediated RhoA degradation protein 3: MEEMSGESVVSSAVPAATTRTTSFKGSSPSSKYVKLNVGGALYYTTMQTLTKQDTMLKAMFSGRMEVLTDSEGWILIDRCGKHFGTILNYLRDGVVPLPESRRETEELLAEAKYYLVQGLVDECQAALQNKDAYEPFCKVPLVTSSKEEQRLIATANKPTVKLLYNRSNNKYSYTSNSDDNMLKNIELFDKLSLRFNGRVLFIKDVIGDEICCWSFYGQGRKIAEVCCTSIVYATEKKQTKVEFPEARIYEETLNILLYESQDGRGPDNALLEATGGAAGRSHHIDEDEERERIERVRRIHIKRPDDRTHHHQ, encoded by the exons GAAGAGATGTCAGGAGAAAGTGTGGTGAGCTCGGCTGTGCCGGCAGCTACAACTCGGACCACCTCTTTTAAGGGGTCCAGTCCTAGCTCCAAGTATGTGAAGCTGAATGTTGGGGGGGCACTGTACTACACCACCATGCAGACCCTGACCAAACAGGACACCATGCTGAAGGCCATGTTTAGTGGCCGTATGGAGGTCCTCACAGATAGTGAAG gttggattttgattgacaggtgtgGGAAGCACTTTGGGACAATCCTGAACTATTTGAGAGATGGGGTCGTCCCCTTACCTGAGAGTCGGAGGGAGACGGAGGAGTTGTTGGCGGAGGCAAAATATTACCTGGTACAGGGGCTGGTGGATGAATGTCAGGCAGCATTACAG AACAAAGATGCATATGAACCGTTCTGTAAAGTACCACTGGTGACATCATCCAAAGAGGAACAGAGACTTATTGCTACTGCCAACAAG CCTACAGTTAAACTGCTGTACAATAGGAGCAACAATAAGTATTCCTATACTAG CAACTCTGATGACAACATGTTGAAGAACATTGAGCTATTTGACAAGCTGTCCCTGAGGTTTAATGGCCGGGTGCTCTTCATCAAGGATGTGATTGGTGACGAAATCTGTTGCTGGTCCTTTTATGGTCAAGGAAGGAAGATTGCAGAAGTGTGCTGTACATCAATAGTCTACGCTACTGAAAAGAAGCAGACCAAG GTTGAGTTCCCAGAGGCTCGCATTTATGAAGAGACCCTCAACATCCTGCTCTACGAGTCTCAAGATGGCCGCGGACCCGATAATGCACTCCTGGAGGCCACTGGGGGCGCTGCAGGTCGATCTCACCACATCGATGAAGACGAAGAGAGGGAGCGCATCGAAAGGGTGCGAAGGATACACATCAAACGCCCGGATGACCGCACTCATCATCATCAGTGA